CAAAGACTACATGGTGGCGCGTTACGGCGATTTTGTGCTCTATCGTCCCCCGTTGCAGCGGAACACCCTGGCGCTGTGGTTGGCCCCGGGCGTGTTTGCGGCCATCGGGCTGCTGGCGTTGGTCACTATCGTGATGCGTTCGCGCAGCGGGCGCGGAGTGCGCCAGGACGACGCCGGAACCGAACTGACGGCAGAGGAGCGCCGGCGCCTGCAGGCACTGCTGGGCGAGGATGGCGACATGACGGGCAAGAGCGGGAGCAAAGACCATGACTGAGCTGTGGCTGGGCCTGGCCCTGTTTGTGTTGCCACTCGCGTGCGTTTTGCTGTGGCCCGCGCTGCGTGGTGCTGGAGCGCAGCGCAGCGCAGCGGAGAGCAAGCGTGCGGCGCTCGCGACCCTTTACCGGGAGCAGCGCGCAGAGCTGCAGTCGGCGCGGGACAGCGGTGCGCTGGACCAGCGCCAGTTCACCGAGCTGGAAGCGGAAATGGGGCGCAATCTGCTGGCGGCCGAGGCGTCGCTGCAAAGCGGCGGCCCTGCCCGCGGCGGTCGTGGCCTGTTGTTCGCGCTGGCGGCACTGTTGCCGCTGGCAGCGCTGGGGATCTATTTCAGCTCCGACCATATCGATGATCTGCGCCTGTACCGCGAAGTGCAGGCCAGTCACCAGGGCAAGACCACCGCTGCCGACGAGGCGCGCCTGACCCGCCAGCTGAAGGCGCGGGTCGAGAGCCATCCAGACGATCTCACCAGCCGCTACGTACTCGCCCAGCGCTTATTGGTTGCTGGCGACCTGAGCGGCGCGGTGGAATCCTACCGCTATGTGGTGCAGCGCTCGCCGGAGGCCGCCGGAGTCAAGGCGGAGCTGGCCCAGGCGCTGTTTTTCGCCGCCGGTTCCAGAATCACCAACGAAGTGCGGCAGCTGACCGACGAAGTGCTGGAAATACAGCCGAATAACGGCACTGCCCTCGGGCTGGCGGGCATCGCCGCCTTCGATCGCAAGGACTACCGCGCCGCGCGGGATCACTGGAAGCGTGCGCTGGTGCAGCTGAGCCCCGACTCCGCCGCCGCCCAGGCGCTGGCCGCCGGTGTGCAGCGCGCGGAAAAGGCGCTGGCGGACAGTGGTCAGCCCGCGGCGGAGACGGTAGCGAGCAGCGCGGCGCCGGCGGCGGCCAATGGCCCGTCCATTCGCCTCCATGTCAGTCTCGGCGAGGGTATCGAGGCCAAGCCGGATACCCCGGTGTTCGTTTACGCCCGCGGTGCCGACAGCCCCATGCCGCTGGCCATTGTGCGCCTGCGCGCGCAGCAGCTGCCGGCGGACGTGGTGCTCGACAAGTCACGCGCGATGATGCCGAGCCGCTCCATCGCCGGCGCCGACGCCGTGGAGCTGGTGGCGCGGCTGGCGGTGCATGGCGATGCGCGCCCCGCTCCGGGTGACTGGCAGGGCAGTATCGAGTCGCTGCCGAAGGCCAGCTGGGGTGAGCCGCAGACAATCGTTATCGATCGCCAGCTGTAGGATTCTGCCCTGCGGGCGAAGCGGCGCGTTTGCTGTTCGCCAGCGGGGCCGGCCGGTCATTCCCCCGGCAAAAATTTGCGCTGAAAGCGCCGTCGGCGCCATGTACAATGGACGGTTTGGTGAGCCGGCCGGCACAAAACAAATACCGAGTTTAAAAAATACATGCGTCTGAAGTGCATCAAGCTTGCGGGTTTCAAATCCTTCGTTGACCCGACCACCGTCTACTTCCCGTCCAACCTCAGTGCCGTGGTAGGCCCCAACGGCTGTGGCAAATCCAACACCATTGATGCGGTGCGCTGGGTGATGGGCGAATCGTCCGCGAAGAACCTGCGCGGCGACTCCATGACCGATGTCATCTTCAACGGCTCCAGTGGCCGCAAGCCGGTGGGCCAGGCCTCCATCGAACTGGTGTTCGACAACTCCGACGGCAAGCTCACCGGTCCCTACGCCGGCTTCGCCGAGGTCTCGGTCAAGCGCAAGGTAACCCGCGACGGTCAGAACAACTACTACCTGAACGGCGACAAGTGCCGCCGCCGCGACGTGACCGACCTGTTCCTGGGCACCGGCCTGGGCCCGCGCAGTTACGCCATCATCGAGCAGGGCATGATCTCCAAGCTGATCGAGGCCAAGCCCGAAGAGCTGCGCGTTTTTATCGAGGAAGCCGCTGGCATCTCCAAGTACAAGGAGCGCCGCCGCGACACCGAAAACCGTATGCGTCGCACCAAGGAGAACCTGGAGCGCCTCACCGATATCCGCGATGAACTCGAACGCCAGCTGTCGCGCCTCGAACGCCAGGCCGCCGCGGCGGAGAAGTACAGCCGCTTCAAGGAAGAGGAGCGCAGCCACAAGGCGCACTTGCAGGCGCTGAAATACCGCGACCTGAACGACCAGGCCAAGGCCAAGCAGCAGCAGATCTCCGAGCTGGAACTCACCGTGGAAGAGCTGGTGACCCGCCAGGTGAGCTGCGACACCGATATCGAGCAGAAGCGCGTGGGTTACCACGAGCTGTCTGACGGCTTCAATGAGGTGCAGGGCCGCTTCTATGCCGTGGGCGCGGATATCGCGCGCCTCGAACAGAGCATTGCCCACGCGCGCGAGCGCAACACCCGCCTGCAGTCCGACCTGCAGCAGACCCAGCAGGAGTTCGGCGAGGCGGAAGCCGGGCTGGAGACGGATCAGGAAAAGGCCGCCCAGTTCGAGGAAGAGCTGACCGTGATCCTGCCGGACCTGGAAATGGTCCAGGCCGCCGAGGAAGAATCCGCCACCGCACTGCAGACTGCCGAAGAGGCGATGGGCGACTGGCAAAACGAATGGGACCAGTTCAACCAGGGCGCCTCCGGCTCGCGCCAGAAGGCCGAGGTGCAGCAGTCGCGCATCCAGCACCTGGAAACCTCGCGCCAGCGCCTGCAGGAGCGCATCAACAAGCTGCAGGCCGAACAGAGCGGCCTGGCTGAAGGCGGCGACGACGGCGAGACCGAACAGCTGAACGAGCAGCTGGCCGAGCTGGAGCTGCAGGCCGGCGAGCGCCGCGAGACGGCGGCGGAGAAGAACGAACAACTGGCCGCGCTGCGCGATCGCGAGCGCGAGACTGCCGCCGAGCTGGACCAGCTGCGCCTGCAGCTGCAGACCAGCCGCGGCCGCCAGGCCTCCCTCGAGGCGCTGCAGCAGGCGGCGCTGGGGCAGGGTAAGGCGGTCGAAAACTGGCTGCAACAGCAGGCGCTGGCCGACAAGCCGCGCCTGGCGGACCAGGTGTCCGCCAAGGCCGGCTGGGAAACTGCGGTAGAGACTGTGCTCGGCGCCCAGCTGCAGGCGGTCTGCGTCGACCGGCTGGAGAGTCTCAGCGAGAGCCTGGGGGCGCTGGAGAGCGGCCAGGCGGTATTTATCGATGGCGGCAGCGTCAGTGCTGCCGCCACTGGCAGCCTGCCGGCGCTGGCGGATCAGGTCGAGGGTTCAGATGCGCTGGCCGGTATCCTCGCCGGCATCTACACCGCCGAGGACCTGACTGCTGCGCTGGCGCAGCGGGCACAGCTGCAAGCGCACGAATCCATTGTCACCCGCGATGGCCTGTGGCTCGGTCCGAACTGGCTGCGTGTCAGTCGCGCCTCCGACGCCGAATCGGGCGTGCTGGCGCGCAAGCAGGAACTGGAAGAGCTGGAGCAATCTC
This region of Microbulbifer sp. SAOS-129_SWC genomic DNA includes:
- a CDS encoding cytochrome c-type biogenesis protein yields the protein MLCFWLVPFIEAEAAVEVEQLSSPDLEARYHVLIEEMRCPKCQNENLAGSDSPVAGDLRREIRRLLEQGSSDAEIKDYMVARYGDFVLYRPPLQRNTLALWLAPGVFAAIGLLALVTIVMRSRSGRGVRQDDAGTELTAEERRRLQALLGEDGDMTGKSGSKDHD
- the ccmI gene encoding c-type cytochrome biogenesis protein CcmI, coding for MTELWLGLALFVLPLACVLLWPALRGAGAQRSAAESKRAALATLYREQRAELQSARDSGALDQRQFTELEAEMGRNLLAAEASLQSGGPARGGRGLLFALAALLPLAALGIYFSSDHIDDLRLYREVQASHQGKTTAADEARLTRQLKARVESHPDDLTSRYVLAQRLLVAGDLSGAVESYRYVVQRSPEAAGVKAELAQALFFAAGSRITNEVRQLTDEVLEIQPNNGTALGLAGIAAFDRKDYRAARDHWKRALVQLSPDSAAAQALAAGVQRAEKALADSGQPAAETVASSAAPAAANGPSIRLHVSLGEGIEAKPDTPVFVYARGADSPMPLAIVRLRAQQLPADVVLDKSRAMMPSRSIAGADAVELVARLAVHGDARPAPGDWQGSIESLPKASWGEPQTIVIDRQL
- the smc gene encoding chromosome segregation protein SMC: MRLKCIKLAGFKSFVDPTTVYFPSNLSAVVGPNGCGKSNTIDAVRWVMGESSAKNLRGDSMTDVIFNGSSGRKPVGQASIELVFDNSDGKLTGPYAGFAEVSVKRKVTRDGQNNYYLNGDKCRRRDVTDLFLGTGLGPRSYAIIEQGMISKLIEAKPEELRVFIEEAAGISKYKERRRDTENRMRRTKENLERLTDIRDELERQLSRLERQAAAAEKYSRFKEEERSHKAHLQALKYRDLNDQAKAKQQQISELELTVEELVTRQVSCDTDIEQKRVGYHELSDGFNEVQGRFYAVGADIARLEQSIAHARERNTRLQSDLQQTQQEFGEAEAGLETDQEKAAQFEEELTVILPDLEMVQAAEEESATALQTAEEAMGDWQNEWDQFNQGASGSRQKAEVQQSRIQHLETSRQRLQERINKLQAEQSGLAEGGDDGETEQLNEQLAELELQAGERRETAAEKNEQLAALRDRERETAAELDQLRLQLQTSRGRQASLEALQQAALGQGKAVENWLQQQALADKPRLADQVSAKAGWETAVETVLGAQLQAVCVDRLESLSESLGALESGQAVFIDGGSVSAAATGSLPALADQVEGSDALAGILAGIYTAEDLTAALAQRAQLQAHESIVTRDGLWLGPNWLRVSRASDAESGVLARKQELEELEQSLAATEEQIESLSEQRESLRLEIGDLERTIEEARNEAEQLGRRESELRSQLSARRARAEQMNERRSRVEQEIVEVREQLELEGESLSEARMLLEEAVGAMSDDTDRRETLLARRDELREALDAARSRAREDKDRAHELAMREQSVRTQMMSLERTLQVMREQLERLRSRRELLQEQMEETQDPSQDFQAELEEKLAERLDVETELSAARKKLEEVESGLREQEQERHKVESALQGVRAQLEQERLGAQTLEVQRNGLVEQLKESDHEVEQVLEELPGDLTIEHVQQELELVAARISRLGAINLAAIDEYKQESERKEYLDRQYGDLMDALETLENAIKKIDRETRTRFKETFDQVNSGLQELFPKVFGGGHAYLELTGEDLLDTGIAIMARPPGKRNSTIHLLSGGEKALTAIALVFSIFRLNPAPFCMLDEVDAPLDDANVGRYARMVQEMSAHVQFIYITHNKIAMEMADQLLGVTMHEPGVSRLVSVNVEEAAELASA